A genomic window from Lotus japonicus ecotype B-129 chromosome 1, LjGifu_v1.2 includes:
- the LOC130721665 gene encoding phosphatidate phosphatase PAH2-like: MQAVGRLGSYISQGVYTVSAPFHPFGGAVDIVVVEQQDGSFKSSPWYVRFGKFQGVLKAKEKVVQICVNGVEADFKMYLGHNGEAFFLRELDVEPDLMCPPSSDDEVDVDDDQSMKLRSKTCDEFDSENGGTKVVVGRTGSRRSRILGLMFGQRSLKEVEVEMGQMVGGNRANSMDRAEIAANLLELNWSTNLPSPKFEDSSSRDHDMLMDDGECDPIGKVRSFSDSDLQVAYVELEASMDKQLSGEGVSGASSFIDAQGGDISEEEDIAESSKVGEDSSSERVREVLYLADEGSGQLHVGDEVLLAATVLLSEGTETEDVMKNDLGMPVMEVSEFHHQVQLTACSGPDVEDTTTTPKSQIVNIDQGHCSIENIESNGVTKPHNCSSQDDQTLDENNRKEKDFFSVLSSPQDSIGDSLSRKASTSLLPPSSAEENFLFGDLDEGIINDQFEESRSPKYVDKEDHLSCENDAEKLRVTSSPIVIPRNEDAGEEVVKRTESLPNIYSGSNSLGQHVRLRLSLSLDSKLPCKDDLKCLKSDKDKENQLSLEAADGKDYHNSGEFKSTLPLGETSTDNPPPGGNWRIWPFSLRRSGSRNSLPPIPSDAKNNTLGDSSKNTFSPDMNKNELKSNLKRRRVRETTPTSEQVASLNLKEGRNTVTFTFSTAMLGKQQVDAQIFLWKWNARIVISDVDGTITRSDVLGQFMPLVGVDWSQTGVAHLFSAIKENGYELLFLSARSISQAYLTRQFLLNLKQDGKVLPDGPVVISPDGLFPSLYREVIRRVPHEFKIACLEGIKALFPSDCNPFYAGFGNRDTDEISYLKVGIPIGKIFIINPKGEIVVNRSLDTKSYTSLHALVNGMFPPTNSTNSSEQEDFNTWNYWKLSLPAIDI; encoded by the exons ATGCAAGCGGTGGGGAGGTTAGGCAGTTACATTAGCCAAGGCGTGTACACTGTATCAGCGCCCTTTCATCCATTCGGTGGTGCCGTTGATATCGTCGTCGTGGAGCAGCAAGATGGGAGTTTCAAGTCTTCACCATGGTACGTTCGATTTGGGAAGTTTCAAGGGGTTTTGAAGGCCAAGGAGAAGGTTGTTCAGATATGTGTTAATGGGGTTGAGGCTGATTTCAAAATGTATCTTGGACATAATGGGGAGGCTTTCTTTCTCAGGGAATTGGATGTGGAACCTGATTTGATGTGTCCAccatcttctgatgatgaggttGATGTGGATGATGATCAGTCTATGAAACTCAGGTCTAAGACTTGTGATGAGTTTGATTCTGAGAATGGTGGTACTAAGGTGGTTGTGGGTAGGACTGGTTCTCGCCGCTCCCGGATACTTGGCCTTATGTTTGGGCAAAGGTCTTTGAAGGAGGTGGAGGTTGAAATGGGCCAAATGGTTGGTGGGAATAGGGCGAATTCGATGGACCGTGCTGAGATTGCAGCTAATCTTTTGGAGCTGAACTGGTCTACAAATCTCCCCAGTCCAAAATTTGAGGATAGCTCCTCAAGGGATCATGACATGCTCATGGATGATGGTGAATGTGACCCTATTGGGAAAGTGCGTTCCTTTTCTGACTCTGACCTACAAGTTGCTTATGTGGAGCTTGAAGCAAGCATGGATAAGCAATTGAGTGGAGAAGGGGTTTCAGGTGCGAGCTCTTTTATTGATGCACAGGGTGGTGATATTTCTGAGGAGGAGGACATTGCAGAGAGTTCCAAAGTGGGTGAGGATAGTTCAAGTGAACGGGTTCGTGAGGTGCTGTACCTTGCTGATGAAGGAAGTGGACAACTCCATGTCGGTGACGAAGTCCTGCTTGCTGCAACTGTTTTGCTATCTGAG GGTACAGAAACTGAGGATGTCATGAAGAATGATCTTGGAATGCCAGTGATGGAGGTCTCTGAGTTTCATCATCAAGTTCAGCTGACAGCTTGTTCTGGTCCTGATGTTGAAGACACAACAACAACTCCAAAATCTCAAATTGTCAATATAGATCAAGGACATTGTTCAATTGAGAACATTGAGTCAAACGGTGTCACCAAACCTCACAATTGCAGCAGCCAGGATGACCAAACCCTAGATGAGAATAATAGGAAGGAGAAAGATTTCTTCAGCGTGTTATCTTCTCCTCAGGACTCTATTGGTGATAGTTTATCTAGAAAAGCATCAACGAGCTTACTACCACCTAGTTCAGCAGAAGAAAATTTCCTTTTTGGCGACCTTGATGAAGGTATAATCAATGATCAATTTGAGGAATCACGCTCCCCTAAATATGTAGATAAAGAAGATCATCTTTCTTGTGAGAACGACGCGGAAAAGTTAAGAGTAACATCCAGTCCCATAGTTATCCCGAGAAATGAGGATGCTGGGGAAGAAGTTGTGAAGCGCACAGAATCCTTGCCAAATATTTATTCTGGTAGTAACAGTCTGGGCCAACATGTTCGCCTTCGTTTAAGTCTATCACTTGACTCCAAGCTTCCTTGCAAAGATGACTTGAAATGTCTAAAATCAGATAAAGACAAAGAAAACCAGTTATCACTTGAGGCCGCAGATGGCAAGGATTACCATAATTCCGGGGAATTTAAAAGTACTCTTCCCCTTG GAGAAACATCAACAGACAACCCTCCCCCTGGTGGAAATTGGAGAATTTGGCCTTTCTCCTTGAGGAGATCAGGATCAAGAAATTCTTTGCCGCCTATTCCAAGTGATGCAAAAAATAATACTCTTGGAGATTCCTCAAAGAATACATTTAGCCCAGACATGAACAAAAATGAGCTAAAATCCAATCTAAAGAGAAGGAGAGTTAGGGAAACAACTCCAACTTCTGAACAGGTAGCATCGTTGAATCTGAAGGAAGGGAGGAACACTGTAACCTTCACTTTCTCTACAGCTATGCTGGGGAAGCAGCAG GTTGATGCTCAAATATTCTTGTGGAAATGGAACGCTCGTATAGTGATCTCAGATGTGGATGGGACAATTACAAG GTCAGATGTTCTTGGTCAATTCATGCCTTTGGTTGGCGTTGACTGGTCACAGACAGGTGTTGCACATTTATTCTCTGCTATCAAG GAGAATGGTTACGAACTACTTTTTCTCAGTGCTCGGTCAATTTCTCAGGCCTATCTTACACGACAATTCCTACTCAACCTTAAACAG GATGGTAAAGTTCTACCAGATGGTCCTGTTGTTATTTCCCCTGATGGACTTTTTCCCTCTCTATATCGTGAAG TTATTAGGAGGGTTCCTCATGAATTCAAAATCGCATGCTTAGAG GGCATCAAGGCACTTTTTCCTTCTGATTGCAATCCGTTCTATGCTGGTTTTGGAAATAGGGACACTGATGAAATCAGCTACCTTAAGGTTGGAATCCCTATAGGAAAAATCTTCATTATTAATCCCAAG GGAGAGATAGTGGTAAACCGAAGTCTTGACACAAAATCATACACTTCTCTGCATGCTCTCGTGAATGGAATGTTCCCTCCTACGAACTCAACAAACTCTTCTGAGCAG GAGGATTTTAATACATGGAATTACTGGAAGCTATCCCTTCCTGCTATAGATATTTGA
- the LOC130721701 gene encoding protein TIC 22, chloroplastic codes for MESRAQWNPLLSFSTFIHQHCLHLATRFDETKRLAGTLVQSHVNPFFRAKHALAATLTSHHVAKSLAGTAVYTVSNSNNEFVLISDADAAKSIGLLCFRQEDAEAFLAQVRSRKRELRGNARVVPITLDQVYMLKVEGIAFRFLPDPIQIKNAMELRPANKEGFDGVPVFQSDLLVVKRKNKRYCPVYFSKEDIEQELSKVSRASKGAGLSQHIMVGSFEDVLRKMEMSEGNSGWEDLIFIPPGKSHSQHIQEINA; via the exons ATGGAGTCACGAGCTCAATGGAACCCGCTTCTATCATTTTCTACCTTCATCCACCAACACTGCCTCCACCTCGCAACTCGTTTCGACGAAACCAAGCGACTCGCCGGAACCCTAGTTCAATCTCACGTCAACCCCTTCTTCCGCGCCAAACACGCCCTTGCCGCCACATTAACCTCCCACCACGTCGCCAAGTCCCTCGCCGGCACCGCCGTCTACACCGTCAGCAACTCCAACAACGAGTTCGTTCTTATCTCTGATGCCGACGCTGCTAAGTCCATTGGATTGCTTTGCTTTCGCCAGGAAGACGCTGAAGCCTTCCTTGCTCAA GTTCGATCGCGGAAACGAGAACTTCGAGGCAATGCTAGGGTTGTCCCCATCACTCTTGACCAG GTGTACATGTTGAAGGTTGAAGGTATTGCATTTCGATTTTTACCTGATCCTATACAAATAAAGAATGCTATGGAG CTCAGACCAGCCAATAAGGAAGGTTTTGATGGGGTTCCTGTTTTTCAG TCAGACCTTTTGGTTGTGAAGAGGAAGAATAAGCGTTATTGCCCTGTATATTTCTCTAAG GAAGATATTGAGCAGGAACTGTCCAAGGTTTCTAGAGCATCTAAAGGAGCTGGACTTTCTCAGCATATAATG GTTGGCAGCTTTGAAGATGTACTGAGAAAAATGGAG ATGAGTGAAGGGAATTCAGGGTGGgaggatttgatttttattCCACCAGGAAAAAGTCATTCTCAACACATACAAGAGATTAATGCTTGA